One region of Mesobacillus boroniphilus genomic DNA includes:
- a CDS encoding putative holin-like toxin, translating into MPLTVFETFMAMFSFASLILAILTLSQKK; encoded by the coding sequence ATGCCTTTGACAGTATTCGAGACCTTTATGGCGATGTTTTCATTTGCCAGTTTGATCCTCGCAATTCTAACGTTGAGCCAAAAAAAATAG
- the pfkB gene encoding 1-phosphofructokinase: protein MIYTLTLNPSVDYIVEADEIQLGGLNRSSNETKLPGGKGINVSRVLRSLGVDNKATGFLGGFTGKYVEEFLIGEDVQTSFVKVEGDTRINIKLKAGSETEINAPGPEISTLAIESLKEQIMQMGNEDYLVLAGSIPSSMPESIYEEIVQICKKTGAEVIVDAEGDLLKNILDYRPFLIKPNHHELGQLFNKEITNADEAIFYGKKLVEAGAKNVIVSLAGKGAVYINEHDAYKAAVPQGEVKSSVGAGDSMVAGFVAQYLKTGDRKEAFRYSVASGSATAFSIGLCTPDKVEQLLQEVKILNT, encoded by the coding sequence ATGATATACACTCTTACTCTTAATCCATCTGTCGATTACATCGTTGAAGCAGATGAAATCCAACTAGGCGGTTTGAATAGAAGTTCAAACGAAACAAAGCTTCCCGGCGGTAAAGGGATTAATGTTTCAAGGGTCCTTCGATCCCTTGGAGTGGATAACAAAGCAACCGGATTTCTTGGAGGCTTCACCGGCAAGTATGTCGAGGAGTTTCTTATCGGGGAAGACGTACAAACAAGTTTTGTAAAAGTTGAGGGTGATACAAGGATCAACATTAAGCTAAAGGCAGGATCAGAAACAGAAATAAATGCCCCCGGCCCAGAGATATCAACCTTGGCAATAGAATCATTGAAGGAGCAGATCATGCAGATGGGGAATGAGGATTACCTGGTCCTCGCTGGAAGCATTCCCTCCAGCATGCCTGAATCAATTTATGAAGAGATAGTCCAAATCTGCAAGAAGACTGGGGCAGAAGTAATCGTAGATGCAGAAGGTGACTTGCTAAAAAACATTCTTGACTACAGGCCATTCCTGATCAAGCCTAATCACCACGAATTGGGGCAGTTGTTCAACAAGGAAATCACCAATGCTGACGAAGCTATTTTTTATGGAAAAAAACTAGTTGAAGCTGGTGCTAAAAATGTCATCGTTTCACTGGCCGGGAAAGGTGCCGTCTATATAAATGAACACGATGCCTATAAAGCAGCTGTTCCTCAAGGTGAAGTCAAAAGCTCAGTAGGTGCCGGGGATTCAATGGTTGCTGGATTCGTCGCTCAGTATCTAAAAACTGGAGACCGAAAAGAGGCATTCCGCTATAGTGTTGCATCAGGCAGCGCAACGGCTTTTTCAATCGGATTATGTACACCAGATAAAGTTGAACAACTTCTTCAAGAAGTAAAAATACTAAACACCTAG
- a CDS encoding DUF2935 domain-containing protein has translation MVNDFESAALFEHRFWLQVLGDHGRFLHEALAPVEQEEIETAKYFINTFDRLLQRVETTDLIHLSMRADEEAKKIRQFKLELIEKMLTGNVKIHFGPTFINHMVNEVEEYIRVLEYLKRGEVPPIFHELHHHTVWLLDAAGHAGAIQSNLDQVEKRMKAKSEKYMKHFEDFYLKAVEMTGYLRTNLTSFPALQRMNQEVSLEIQLFMKFLDELKELELTEQALGSFAPLMADHMFREECYYLSKVAEAASMNQPDCNPGKPRLKTN, from the coding sequence ATGGTGAATGATTTCGAAAGTGCTGCCTTGTTTGAGCATCGTTTTTGGCTTCAGGTACTTGGTGACCATGGGAGATTCCTGCATGAGGCACTAGCACCTGTAGAGCAAGAGGAAATCGAAACGGCAAAATACTTTATCAATACTTTTGATAGGCTCCTTCAAAGGGTGGAAACAACAGATCTCATTCATTTGAGCATGAGAGCGGATGAAGAAGCGAAGAAAATCCGGCAATTTAAGCTGGAGCTAATTGAAAAAATGCTGACTGGCAATGTAAAAATCCATTTTGGCCCTACCTTTATAAACCATATGGTAAACGAGGTCGAGGAATATATCAGAGTTCTTGAGTATCTTAAAAGGGGAGAGGTACCGCCAATTTTTCACGAATTGCACCACCATACTGTCTGGCTGCTAGATGCTGCAGGTCATGCAGGTGCCATTCAAAGCAACCTTGACCAGGTCGAGAAACGCATGAAGGCAAAGAGTGAGAAATATATGAAGCATTTTGAGGATTTCTATTTGAAAGCAGTCGAGATGACTGGCTACTTGAGAACGAATTTAACCTCTTTTCCAGCTTTGCAAAGGATGAATCAAGAAGTATCACTAGAAATTCAACTGTTTATGAAATTTCTTGATGAGTTAAAGGAACTGGAGTTAACTGAACAGGCATTGGGAAGCTTTGCTCCGCTAATGGCTGACCATATGTTCAGGGAAGAATGCTATTATTTATCAAAAGTCGCAGAAGCGGCCTCTATGAATCAACCGGACTGTAATCCTGGCAAGCCCAGGTTGAAGACGAACTGA
- a CDS encoding PTS fructose transporter subunit IIABC, protein MRITELLTRETILLSMRASAKQDAVDELVGVLDGAGKITDRNAFKEAILKREQQSTTGVGDGIAIPHAKTSVVKEATIVFGRSKDGIDYESLDGQPAHLFFMIAAPEGANNTHLEALARLSSILMNSEAREKLLGAKTADDVIEIINSYDQEETEEKVARNNKKFIVAVTACPTGIAHTYMAADSLKAKAAEMGVDIKVETNGSGGAKNVLTKEDIENAEAVIIAADTKVDMDRFAGKPLIDVPVADGIRKPKDLIEKAVKKDAPLYQASGNPSSEKKEGRGGVYKHLMNGVSNMLPFVVGGGILIAISFMFGYNAFNPEDPSYHPIAKALMDIGGGSGAFGLLVPILAGFIALSIADRPGFAPGMVGGLLAATGGGGFLGGLVAGFLAGYLVLGLKKLFAGLPASLEGIKTILLYPLFGIALTGFIMLFLVNKPVGALNQAITDWLSGLGTGNAVLLGIVLGLMMAFDMGGPVNKAAYVFGTGLLANGVYEPMAAIMAAGMVPPLGIALATTFFKKKFTKEDQDAGKANYIMGLSFITEGAIPFAAADPLRVIPSVMAGSAVAGGLTMMFNIGLRAPHGGLFVVPLVEGGWLLYLAAILIGSIVTAILLGILKKPVTK, encoded by the coding sequence ATGAGAATCACAGAATTGCTGACTAGAGAGACAATTCTATTATCCATGAGGGCTTCAGCGAAGCAAGATGCAGTTGATGAGCTTGTAGGAGTTCTTGATGGGGCAGGGAAGATTACAGATCGCAATGCTTTTAAAGAAGCGATCCTAAAACGTGAACAACAAAGCACAACAGGCGTAGGGGATGGGATTGCTATTCCACACGCAAAAACTTCAGTCGTAAAAGAAGCGACAATTGTCTTTGGCCGATCAAAGGATGGAATCGATTATGAATCATTGGACGGACAGCCTGCACACTTGTTCTTCATGATTGCAGCACCTGAAGGAGCGAACAACACCCATTTAGAAGCACTGGCACGACTTTCTTCCATTTTGATGAATTCAGAAGCGCGTGAAAAACTTCTTGGTGCAAAAACAGCTGATGATGTGATTGAAATTATTAACAGCTATGACCAGGAAGAAACCGAAGAGAAGGTTGCAAGGAATAATAAAAAATTCATAGTAGCAGTAACTGCATGCCCTACGGGAATTGCCCATACTTACATGGCTGCAGATTCATTAAAAGCGAAAGCAGCTGAAATGGGCGTAGATATCAAGGTTGAAACGAATGGCTCAGGCGGGGCGAAAAATGTCCTAACAAAAGAAGACATTGAAAACGCTGAAGCAGTCATCATTGCGGCTGATACAAAGGTAGATATGGACAGATTTGCCGGAAAGCCATTAATTGATGTACCTGTTGCCGACGGAATCCGTAAACCAAAGGACTTGATTGAAAAAGCTGTTAAAAAGGATGCACCACTATACCAGGCCTCGGGCAATCCATCGTCCGAAAAGAAAGAAGGGCGTGGCGGAGTCTATAAGCATCTTATGAATGGCGTATCGAACATGCTTCCATTTGTTGTCGGCGGCGGTATCTTAATTGCAATTTCATTTATGTTTGGCTACAATGCCTTTAACCCTGAGGATCCATCCTATCACCCAATTGCCAAAGCGTTAATGGACATCGGCGGAGGTAGCGGTGCCTTTGGATTGTTAGTACCAATTCTTGCAGGTTTTATCGCCCTAAGTATTGCTGACAGACCTGGTTTTGCTCCGGGTATGGTCGGTGGCTTGCTCGCTGCAACTGGCGGCGGTGGATTCCTAGGCGGTTTGGTAGCTGGATTCCTTGCGGGATATCTCGTGTTGGGATTGAAGAAACTATTCGCTGGACTTCCTGCTTCACTCGAGGGGATAAAGACAATTCTCTTGTATCCATTGTTCGGTATTGCTTTAACAGGGTTCATCATGCTGTTCTTGGTAAACAAACCAGTTGGTGCCTTGAATCAGGCAATTACAGATTGGCTTTCAGGATTAGGGACTGGGAATGCTGTATTACTTGGAATTGTCCTCGGTTTAATGATGGCATTTGACATGGGTGGGCCAGTTAATAAAGCAGCTTACGTTTTCGGAACTGGCTTACTTGCAAACGGTGTATATGAGCCAATGGCTGCAATCATGGCAGCGGGTATGGTGCCTCCGCTTGGCATCGCACTTGCGACAACTTTCTTTAAAAAGAAGTTTACCAAGGAAGACCAGGATGCAGGAAAGGCTAACTATATTATGGGGCTTTCTTTCATCACAGAAGGTGCTATCCCATTTGCAGCAGCAGATCCACTGCGTGTTATTCCTTCAGTAATGGCTGGATCGGCTGTTGCCGGAGGATTGACTATGATGTTTAATATTGGACTGAGAGCTCCTCACGGCGGATTGTTCGTTGTACCGCTCGTTGAAGGAGGATGGCTGTTATACCTGGCTGCAATTCTCATCGGTTCTATCGTCACAGCAATCCTGCTTGGAATATTGAAGAAACCAGTTACAAAATAA
- a CDS encoding DeoR/GlpR family DNA-binding transcription regulator yields MLTPERHQLILQIIKEKPIVKIQELVDLTEASESTIRRDLTILEEGKFLKRVHGGAARLRGKLQEPSMVEKSTKYLQEKKQIAHYAARLVEEGDSIYLDAGSTVFEMINFLSVKDIVVVTNGLMHLPQLLERNIETYVIGGYAKPKTNAIIGRGALESLEQYRFDKCFLGVNGIHPHSGYTTPDQEEAMIKQKAMSLSRESFVLADESKFSEITFAKIADLHEAAIITNTIDEDLKGQYTSKTSIKVVTP; encoded by the coding sequence ATGTTAACACCTGAGCGCCACCAGCTCATATTACAAATAATAAAAGAAAAACCCATTGTAAAAATACAGGAACTAGTTGATCTAACTGAGGCTTCAGAGTCAACCATCCGGCGTGACCTGACAATCCTTGAGGAAGGGAAGTTCCTGAAAAGAGTGCATGGCGGAGCTGCCAGATTGAGGGGCAAACTCCAGGAGCCAAGCATGGTTGAAAAATCCACCAAATACCTTCAAGAAAAAAAGCAAATCGCTCATTATGCTGCAAGGCTTGTGGAAGAAGGTGACAGTATTTATCTTGATGCCGGGTCGACTGTTTTCGAAATGATCAATTTTCTTTCGGTTAAAGATATTGTAGTGGTCACCAATGGTCTCATGCATTTACCGCAGCTTCTTGAAAGAAATATAGAAACGTATGTGATAGGCGGATACGCCAAACCAAAAACAAATGCGATCATCGGAAGAGGAGCACTGGAAAGTCTGGAACAGTACCGCTTTGATAAATGCTTCCTCGGAGTTAATGGAATCCATCCTCATTCTGGGTATACGACACCAGACCAGGAAGAAGCAATGATCAAGCAAAAAGCAATGTCCTTGTCACGTGAGTCATTTGTACTTGCTGATGAAAGTAAGTTTTCCGAGATTACCTTCGCAAAAATAGCAGACTTGCATGAGGCAGCAATCATCACCAATACAATTGATGAAGACCTTAAAGGACAATATACGAGCAAAACTTCAATAAAGGTTGTGACACCATGA